From the Candidatus Cloacimonadota bacterium genome, the window CAAAGCAATGCAGAGGCAGGGAAAGATCCAGACGACGGCGTGAATATGGGGCTTTATACCTATCCTGTATTGATGGCGGCGGATATTCTGCTTTTTGATACCGATCTGGTGCCGGTGGGTAACGATCAGTTTCAGCATGTAGAGATGGCAGTGGATATTGCTCAAAGTTTTAACCATATCTATCAAACTGAGGCAATCAAGCTGCCCCAGCCTTTGGCTCATGAGACCGCTAAGACTGTTGTGGGCTTGGATGGGCGCAAGATGAGCAAGAGCTATGGAAACATCATTCCCTTGTTTGCTCCAGAGAAACAATTGCGCAAACTGATTATGAAGATAGTCACCAATTCCCAAAGCGTGGAAGAGCCAAAGAATCCTGATTCATGTAGCGTTTTTGCTTTATATAAATGTTTTGCTGATGAAGCGCAGATTGAAACTCTTAGGCAACGCTATTTGGCTGGGGGCATGGGCTGGGGACACGCCAAGCAAGAGCTGTTTGAGCGCATGAATGAAGAGTTGGCGCCTTATCGCAAACGCTATGAAGAATTGATTGCCAATAAAGACTACATCCACAAAGTGCTAAAAGAAGGAAGTGAAAAAGCCCGTCCTCTAGCCGCGGCAAAGATTCGCCAGCTAAGAGACATTATCGGAATGGACTAGTATCGTGGTTGGCTTGAAATAACATAATTCATGCCCAGCCCACCACCCTTGCAGTATGAGGCTTTGCCCCATGCCCCAATTATACCCCGGTCATTAATGCTTGTTATACAGGAATAAATATTGCATGTTACAAGTATAGATTACAAATAAAGTGATCAGGGGAGGATGTATGCGTAAAGCTATATTCTGCATTGTATTTATGGCTACGATCTTCTTGGCAGCCAATCCAGTAGAGCCCATGATTGTTCAACAGCTATGGTTCGACAACAATGATGAACTTATCATGCAGTTGGGTGAACAAAGTTTTTGGTTCTCCTCAGAAACAATCTGCATAGAATGCGATGGGTTAAGCATGCAAATCACCATTCCTGACGAGCAAGAAGGGGGATCCCTACCCGAGTTTAATCTAAGTGAGTTAATGCCAGGCATTGCGGCTACTCGTGAATCCGGCTCGGTTAGTATTGATCTTTCGTACGCCACTATTCACGAGTCCGTTTCATGGGGAGATAATTGGGATTGTGATACAGATGCACTGATAGGAACTCAATCGATCTATCAGTACCTCGATTCAATCCACACTCCAGATGGACGCATCTCAATGCCGGCTTGGGCAAAAAGCCCGGATCCAAGCCTTGTTTCATATTACAACTGTTCTTCACACTCTCAAGTAAGCATCTATGTCAAAAATTTGGAAGGCATTCCCATAGAGAACATTCCGGTTTACTATCAGGATCATATATTTGCTTATGGATATACCGATGGTAGCGGGTTATTTGTGCGTGACATAAACAGTCGCAACAGCAGATTTAGAGTATTTGCTCCAGATGTGCAGGATGTACCTGCTTTGGAAGCAATATTTATGGCGCAACCAGATGAAGTTTACAACTATACTGTAACCATAGATTACACCTCAAACACAGATCCCACACTTCCGGCCGTTATTGGTAAGTTTAGCCTTAAGCCGAATGTAATAAACAGTCAAGAGGCAATGGTTCCAGAATTCGATAAGAAGCTTGAACGCCCTGCAGTAATGAAACTTTATGATATCAAAGGCAGGTACATACAGAGTTATGCTTTTGTTCCGCAGCAAAGCTGGATTCCTCCAAGTCTAAGCAGCGGGATGTATTTTTTGCGCTTGATGGATGGGAAGAATACGTTGGGAACAGCAAAGTTCATTATTCTCAAATAGCAAAAGCGATTTATGACTAGCAGATACATAAAGAGCCCATCCACTGCTGTATCTCATCCTCGCGGAAGAAGTTAAAGAACTAAGGGAACGAATCTTCATGAAAGGTAAAGGGTGGGAGTTTGCTCGCATAGCAGGTATGGTCTTGTTCTTGTTCATAAATATTGGTTTATGGGCAAATTCAAGGATGTCAACCGACTTAGCTGCTAAAAGATTTACCTTTGAAATGGAAAATTTGCATTTTGATTTAAGCGATAGTCTCTTGGCTTTCGATGGATTATTTACTTTTTACAACATGCACAAAGAAAGCATTAACAGGAATATCTATTTCCCCATTCCTGTGGATGATAAACAAATGGATTACGAGGGTCTTTCGGTTACCCTTTTGGACAACAATGTTCCTCTGCCGGTTAAAAAATCAGCCAATGGCTTTTGGTTTGAATTAGAAATGGAAGAGCGAAGCATGGCGACAGTGCGAATTTGCTATCAGCAGAGATTGCTGGCTAAGGAGGCGAAATACATCCTGCTAACGGCAAATAGCTGGGGGAATCCGCTTACTTATGCCAAGTACCAAGTAAGCTTGCCAAGTGGAGCGCATATTATCCAATATCCTTTCCATAATGATGTAAAAAAACAAGTTATCGACGGGCAAGACCTCCGAATCTGGACTTTTGAAAACTTTGTGCCAGATCGAGATTTTCTGATCAAATGGGAGTAAGGTTTAGTTAACTTATCACTTAGCATTGAAACCGAATTATGCAATAACACGTTTTTAACGAGAGTAAACCTAAAATAGCGTTTTAGATGAGTTCTACAATAGTATTTATTTTGGGAAAAAGATTGAGATACTGCTAAGTAGCATAT encodes:
- a CDS encoding tryptophan--tRNA ligase encodes the protein MKKIALTGIKPTGIPHIGNFLGAIKPALELSKSCEARYFIADYHALNSTKDPQSIRNMTVEIAAAWLACGLDPEKVLFYRQSAIPETFELLTILLAFTPKGLMNRAHAYKAILQSNAEAGKDPDDGVNMGLYTYPVLMAADILLFDTDLVPVGNDQFQHVEMAVDIAQSFNHIYQTEAIKLPQPLAHETAKTVVGLDGRKMSKSYGNIIPLFAPEKQLRKLIMKIVTNSQSVEEPKNPDSCSVFALYKCFADEAQIETLRQRYLAGGMGWGHAKQELFERMNEELAPYRKRYEELIANKDYIHKVLKEGSEKARPLAAAKIRQLRDIIGMD
- a CDS encoding T9SS type A sorting domain-containing protein produces the protein MRKAIFCIVFMATIFLAANPVEPMIVQQLWFDNNDELIMQLGEQSFWFSSETICIECDGLSMQITIPDEQEGGSLPEFNLSELMPGIAATRESGSVSIDLSYATIHESVSWGDNWDCDTDALIGTQSIYQYLDSIHTPDGRISMPAWAKSPDPSLVSYYNCSSHSQVSIYVKNLEGIPIENIPVYYQDHIFAYGYTDGSGLFVRDINSRNSRFRVFAPDVQDVPALEAIFMAQPDEVYNYTVTIDYTSNTDPTLPAVIGKFSLKPNVINSQEAMVPEFDKKLERPAVMKLYDIKGRYIQSYAFVPQQSWIPPSLSSGMYFLRLMDGKNTLGTAKFIILK